In Pseudomonas lalkuanensis, the following are encoded in one genomic region:
- a CDS encoding NAD(P)/FAD-dependent oxidoreductase, whose product MTAPIAIIGTGIAGLSAAQALHAAGQNVELFDKSRGSGGRMASKRSDAGSLDLGAQYFTARDRRFAEVVQQWRDRGWVAEWSPSLYNFSEGRLLPSPDEQIRWVGTPRMSAITRALLGALPVNFACRITEVFRGERHWGLQDAEGLSHGPFSHVIVATPAPQATALLAAAPKLAGAAASVAMEPTWAVAMGFSEPLDTRVEGCFLQDSALEWVARNRSKPGRESSLDTWVLHATNTWSKQHLDLPKETVIEHLHGAFAETIGCAVPAPSFSLAHRWLYARPSQAHQWGALADADLGLYACGDWCLSGRVEGAWLSGQEAARRLLEHL is encoded by the coding sequence ATGACTGCACCTATCGCCATCATCGGTACCGGTATTGCCGGCCTCTCCGCGGCCCAGGCGCTACATGCGGCTGGGCAGAACGTAGAGCTCTTCGACAAGAGCCGCGGCAGCGGCGGACGCATGGCCAGCAAGCGCAGCGACGCCGGTTCCCTGGACCTTGGCGCGCAATACTTCACTGCCCGCGACCGCCGCTTCGCCGAAGTGGTGCAGCAATGGCGCGACCGGGGCTGGGTGGCCGAGTGGTCGCCAAGCCTGTACAACTTCAGCGAAGGTCGCCTGCTGCCCTCCCCTGACGAGCAGATCCGCTGGGTCGGCACGCCCCGCATGAGCGCCATCACCCGCGCTCTGCTCGGCGCCCTGCCGGTGAACTTCGCCTGCCGCATCACCGAAGTCTTCCGTGGCGAGCGCCACTGGGGCCTGCAGGATGCCGAGGGTCTCAGCCACGGTCCGTTCAGCCATGTGATAGTCGCGACCCCGGCGCCCCAGGCCACCGCCCTGCTGGCTGCCGCACCCAAGCTGGCCGGCGCTGCCGCGAGCGTCGCCATGGAGCCCACCTGGGCCGTGGCCATGGGCTTCAGCGAACCGCTGGATACTCGCGTCGAAGGCTGCTTCCTGCAGGACAGCGCCCTGGAATGGGTCGCCCGCAATCGCTCCAAGCCCGGCCGCGAATCCAGCCTGGATACCTGGGTCCTGCATGCCACCAACACCTGGAGCAAGCAGCACCTTGACCTGCCGAAGGAAACCGTGATCGAACACCTCCATGGCGCCTTCGCCGAAACCATCGGCTGCGCCGTACCCGCCCCGAGCTTCAGTCTGGCTCACCGCTGGCTCTACGCCCGTCCCAGCCAGGCGCACCAGTGGGGCGCCCTCGCCGATGCCGACCTCGGCCTCTATGCCTGCGGCGACTGGTGCCTGTCCGGCCGGGTTGAAGGTGCATGGCTCAGCGGCCAGGAAGCTGCCCGCCGCCTGCTGGAGCACCTGTGA
- a CDS encoding TIGR01777 family oxidoreductase codes for MHILLTGGTGLIGRALCQRWLADGHQLTVLSRRPQSVASLCGRTVRGIGQFSDYGEEPLDAVVNLAGEPIADRPWSNKRKAQLWGSRITLTEQLLEWLGKRDQMPQVLLNGSAVGWYGDGGERELTEDSPPITDDFASQLCVAWEETAQRAEALGIRVVLVRTGLVLAHDGGFLKRLVPPFRLGLGGPLGNGRQWMSWVHLHDQIALMDFLLRRTDARGPYNACSPQPVRNRDFARSLGRALGRPAFMPVPAFVLRLLLGELSGLLLGGQRAVPSRLRAAGFNFAFTDLDMALGDLLKPKDV; via the coding sequence ATGCACATATTGCTGACCGGCGGTACTGGTCTGATCGGTCGGGCACTCTGTCAACGCTGGCTGGCGGACGGGCACCAGCTTACCGTCCTGAGCCGCCGGCCGCAGAGCGTGGCCAGCCTGTGCGGTCGCACGGTGCGTGGTATCGGACAGTTTTCCGACTATGGCGAAGAGCCGCTGGACGCCGTCGTCAACCTGGCCGGCGAACCCATTGCCGATCGGCCCTGGAGCAACAAGCGCAAGGCACAACTCTGGGGCAGTCGCATCACGCTCACCGAGCAACTTCTGGAATGGCTGGGAAAGCGCGACCAGATGCCGCAGGTGCTGCTCAACGGCTCGGCGGTTGGCTGGTACGGCGATGGGGGCGAGCGCGAACTGACCGAAGATTCCCCGCCCATTACCGATGACTTCGCCAGCCAGCTCTGCGTGGCCTGGGAAGAGACCGCACAACGGGCCGAAGCCCTTGGCATCCGCGTGGTGCTGGTACGCACCGGCCTGGTGCTGGCGCACGATGGTGGCTTCCTCAAACGCCTGGTGCCGCCTTTTCGCCTGGGGCTGGGTGGCCCGCTCGGCAATGGTCGTCAGTGGATGTCCTGGGTGCACCTGCACGATCAAATCGCCCTGATGGATTTTCTCTTGCGGCGGACCGATGCGCGCGGTCCCTATAATGCCTGCTCGCCGCAACCGGTACGCAACCGCGACTTCGCCCGCAGCCTTGGGCGCGCGCTGGGGCGACCGGCCTTCATGCCGGTGCCGGCCTTTGTCCTGCGTCTGCTGCTGGGCGAGCTGTCCGGCCTGTTGCTGGGGGGCCAGCGCGCGGTGCCGTCGCGTCTGAGGGCGGCGGGTTTCAACTTTGCATTCACCGATCTGGACATGGCGCTCGGCGACCTGCTGAAGCCTAAGGATGTTTGA
- a CDS encoding acyloxyacyl hydrolase, with translation MKKLFCWAAAAAVSLGQMVSAQAADVSLDIGQTGESTMVYRLGTQFDFSSSWFQSDVGRLTGYWDAAYSYWDGDETASNHSISFSPVFVYEFAGETVKPYIEAGIGVALFSDTDLEDNDLGSSFQFEDRLGLGLRFANQEVGLRAMHYSNAGIKQPNDGVESYSLHYRLSF, from the coding sequence ATGAAGAAACTTTTCTGCTGGGCCGCCGCGGCAGCCGTTTCCCTGGGTCAGATGGTTTCCGCGCAGGCCGCTGATGTTTCTCTGGACATCGGCCAGACCGGCGAATCCACCATGGTGTATCGCCTGGGCACCCAGTTCGATTTCTCCAGCAGCTGGTTCCAGAGCGACGTGGGGCGCCTGACCGGTTACTGGGACGCCGCATACAGCTACTGGGACGGCGACGAGACGGCCAGCAACCACAGCATTTCCTTCTCCCCGGTATTCGTCTACGAGTTCGCTGGAGAAACCGTGAAGCCCTACATCGAAGCCGGTATCGGCGTGGCGCTGTTCTCGGACACCGACCTGGAAGACAACGACCTGGGCTCTTCCTTCCAGTTCGAAGACCGTCTGGGCCTCGGCCTGCGCTTCGCCAATCAGGAAGTCGGCCTGCGCGCCATGCACTATTCCAACGCGGGCATCAAGCAGCCGAACGACGGTGTTGAGTCCTACAGCCTGCACTATCGCCTGTCCTTCTGA
- a CDS encoding MerR family transcriptional regulator, whose translation MDTPIDTPRENDYQAAMGRGLLPIREVARQTGVNPVTLRAWERRYALVVPLRTGKGHRLYSSEDVARIRLILAWLDRGVAVSQVKALLKDQAVPAAIDASPWEEQRQHLQEAISNLAERQLDERFNAAMALYPPQTVYKQLLHPLLEALELRWRDQFGGQSERVFLYSWLRTKLGARLYHNNRQHSGAPILLINLSELPMEPGLWLTAWLASSADCAVEVFDWPIPANELPLAVARIQPRALLLYSSQPLVPGQWPRLLAGHPCPCLLGGPAAAIHRAELDSGAIAAEGPLDVLQALSDLGLLHNR comes from the coding sequence ATGGATACGCCGATCGATACCCCACGGGAGAACGACTACCAGGCCGCCATGGGCCGAGGCCTGCTGCCGATCCGCGAGGTGGCGCGCCAGACCGGCGTCAATCCGGTGACCCTGCGAGCGTGGGAACGCCGTTACGCTCTGGTGGTGCCGCTGCGCACCGGCAAGGGGCACCGCCTTTACAGCAGTGAGGATGTGGCACGTATCCGCCTGATCCTCGCCTGGCTGGACCGCGGCGTTGCCGTCAGCCAGGTCAAGGCCCTGCTCAAGGACCAGGCAGTGCCCGCAGCCATTGATGCGTCCCCCTGGGAAGAGCAGCGCCAGCACCTCCAGGAAGCCATCAGCAACCTCGCCGAACGTCAGCTCGACGAGCGCTTCAACGCCGCCATGGCGCTTTACCCGCCGCAAACCGTCTACAAGCAGTTGCTGCACCCCCTGCTGGAAGCCCTGGAGCTGCGCTGGCGCGACCAGTTCGGCGGACAGTCGGAGCGCGTGTTCCTGTACTCCTGGCTACGCACCAAGCTCGGCGCACGCCTCTATCACAACAACCGCCAGCACAGCGGGGCGCCGATCCTGCTGATCAACCTCTCGGAGCTGCCCATGGAGCCTGGCCTCTGGCTCACCGCCTGGCTTGCCAGCAGCGCCGACTGCGCGGTGGAAGTCTTCGACTGGCCGATCCCGGCCAACGAACTGCCCCTGGCCGTCGCGCGCATCCAGCCCCGTGCCCTGCTGCTCTACTCCAGCCAGCCGCTCGTCCCCGGCCAATGGCCTCGGCTGCTGGCCGGCCACCCCTGCCCTTGCCTGCTGGGCGGCCCCGCCGCGGCCATCCACCGGGCCGAACTCGACTCCGGCGCCATCGCGGCCGAAGGCCCGCTGGACGTCCTCCAAGCCCTGTCCGACCTGGGCTTGTTGCACAACCGCTGA
- a CDS encoding YbgA family protein, producing the protein MFMPFELPQRPKLGISACLLGNPVRYNGGHKESRLCSQSLANHFDFVPLCPEVAIGLSVPREPIRLVGEPAAPRAMGGHQRKQDHTEALAEFGEIMAGQLADISGYIFMQKSPSCGLERVKVYQADGHAVNNGGRGIFASAFCSRRPNLPVEEDGRLHDPVLRENFFTRVYAHAQWQALCHEGLTHKAIIDFHARYKYQLMAHDPAQYRALGRLLGSLGEHPAEEIGPRYFSALMAALKKCATRGTHSNVLQHLSGYLKAHLNRAEKAELQRLIEQYRTGVIPLVVPITLLKHHFNGHPDRYIAQQAYLQPHPEELSLRNAL; encoded by the coding sequence ATGTTCATGCCCTTCGAGCTGCCGCAGCGCCCCAAACTGGGCATCAGCGCCTGCCTTCTCGGTAACCCTGTACGCTACAACGGCGGGCACAAGGAGTCGCGGCTGTGCAGCCAGAGCCTGGCGAATCACTTCGATTTCGTTCCCCTCTGTCCAGAAGTCGCCATCGGCCTGAGCGTCCCCCGCGAGCCCATCCGCCTGGTAGGCGAACCGGCTGCCCCACGTGCGATGGGCGGCCACCAGCGCAAGCAGGACCACACCGAGGCATTGGCCGAGTTCGGCGAGATCATGGCCGGGCAGCTCGCCGATATCAGCGGCTACATCTTCATGCAGAAGTCGCCTTCCTGCGGACTGGAACGGGTCAAGGTCTATCAGGCCGACGGTCACGCCGTGAACAATGGCGGTCGGGGAATCTTCGCCAGCGCGTTCTGCTCCCGGCGCCCGAACCTGCCGGTGGAAGAAGACGGCCGTCTCCACGACCCGGTGCTGCGCGAGAACTTCTTCACTCGCGTCTACGCCCATGCCCAATGGCAGGCGCTGTGTCACGAGGGCCTGACGCACAAGGCGATCATCGATTTCCACGCGCGCTACAAGTACCAACTGATGGCCCACGATCCGGCGCAGTACAGGGCCCTCGGCCGCCTGCTCGGCAGCCTCGGCGAACACCCGGCGGAGGAAATAGGCCCGCGCTATTTCTCGGCGCTGATGGCAGCCCTGAAGAAGTGCGCCACCCGCGGCACCCACAGCAATGTGCTGCAGCACCTCAGCGGCTACCTCAAGGCTCACCTCAACCGCGCCGAGAAGGCAGAGCTGCAGCGCCTGATCGAGCAGTACCGCACTGGCGTGATTCCGCTGGTGGTGCCGATTACCCTGCTCAAGCATCACTTCAATGGCCACCCGGATCGCTACATCGCCCAGCAGGCCTACCTGCAGCCGCATCCGGAAGAGCTCAGCCTGCGCAACGCCCTCTAG
- a CDS encoding molybdopterin-synthase adenylyltransferase MoeB, whose amino-acid sequence MLSDQELLRYSRQILLPQIDVDGQLRLKQGRVLIVGLGGLGSPVSLYLAAAGVGELHLADFDTVDLTNLQRQIVHDSNSVGQSKVDSAMARLSALNPDIRLVPHARALDEDSLAAAVAAVDLVLDCTDNFGTREAVNAACVAAGKPLVSGAAIRLEGQLSVFDPRRDDSPCYHCLYGHGSEAELTCSEAGVVGPLVGLVGSLQALEALKLIAGFGEPMVGRLLLVDALGSRFRELRVKRDPACEVCGARHA is encoded by the coding sequence ATGCTGAGTGATCAGGAACTCCTTCGCTACAGCCGGCAGATCCTGCTGCCGCAGATCGACGTCGACGGCCAGCTTCGCCTGAAGCAGGGCCGCGTCCTGATCGTCGGCCTCGGCGGCCTGGGCTCCCCGGTTTCCCTCTATCTGGCCGCAGCCGGCGTCGGTGAGCTGCACCTGGCGGACTTCGACACAGTCGACCTGACCAACCTGCAGCGGCAGATCGTCCACGACAGCAACAGCGTAGGGCAGAGCAAGGTCGATTCGGCCATGGCACGCCTTTCCGCACTGAACCCGGACATTCGCCTGGTGCCGCACGCCCGCGCGCTGGACGAAGACTCCCTGGCCGCTGCCGTGGCGGCAGTCGACCTGGTGCTGGACTGCACCGACAACTTCGGTACCCGAGAGGCGGTCAACGCCGCCTGTGTGGCGGCCGGCAAGCCGCTGGTATCCGGCGCGGCCATCCGTCTCGAAGGCCAGCTTTCTGTGTTCGATCCGCGCCGCGACGACAGCCCCTGCTACCACTGCCTATATGGCCACGGCAGCGAAGCCGAACTGACTTGTAGCGAGGCCGGCGTGGTCGGTCCGCTGGTGGGGCTGGTGGGCAGCCTGCAGGCCCTGGAAGCCCTGAAGCTGATCGCCGGCTTCGGTGAGCCCATGGTGGGCCGTCTGCTGCTGGTGGACGCCCTGGGCAGCCGATTCCGCGAGCTGCGGGTCAAGCGCGACCCGGCCTGCGAAGTCTGCGGGGCGCGACATGCCTGA
- a CDS encoding spinster family MFS transporter: MQNKNNGYPSSLSAWTTVAILMVAYVLSFIDRQILNLLVEPIRRDLVISDTQMSLLMGLSFALFYTVCGIPLGRLADTRSRRGLIAVGVLFWSAATAACGMARLYWQFLICRIGVGVGEAALSPAAYSLIADSFPKERRATAISVYSMGVYLGSGLAFLLGGLVIKFASAQGDVHLPLLGEVRPWQLIFLALGAAGALFTLLMLAVREPQRRGVGAGMVVPLAEVGRYLRSNRRTVICHNFGFAGLAFAGYGSAAWIPTFYIRTHGWEAGEVGVIYGSLVAVFGCLGIVFGGRLADWMARHGRPDANMRVGLFAALGALPLVVAFPLMDDSFWVTVLMAPTVFCLSMPFGVAPAAIQEIMPNSMRGQASAIYLFVITLIGLGLGPTAVALVTDYVFADDQALRYSLVIVTTIAVASSVLLLGLGLKPYRESLQQLQNWGAEAQDDSMLREAQPAS, from the coding sequence GTGCAGAACAAGAACAACGGCTATCCCTCGAGTCTGAGTGCCTGGACCACCGTCGCCATCCTGATGGTGGCGTACGTGCTGTCCTTCATCGACAGGCAGATCCTCAACCTGCTGGTGGAGCCCATCCGCCGCGACCTGGTCATCAGCGATACGCAGATGAGCCTGCTGATGGGGCTCTCCTTCGCGCTTTTCTATACGGTCTGTGGCATTCCGCTCGGGCGCCTGGCGGATACCCGCAGCCGGCGCGGGCTGATCGCCGTGGGGGTGCTGTTCTGGAGCGCGGCCACCGCCGCCTGCGGCATGGCCAGGCTCTACTGGCAGTTCCTGATTTGCCGCATCGGAGTCGGCGTTGGCGAAGCGGCGCTGTCGCCGGCGGCCTATTCGCTGATCGCCGACAGCTTTCCCAAGGAACGCCGCGCCACGGCCATCAGCGTCTATTCCATGGGCGTTTATCTTGGCTCCGGGCTGGCCTTCCTGCTGGGCGGACTGGTGATCAAGTTCGCCTCGGCGCAAGGCGATGTGCACCTGCCGCTGCTGGGCGAGGTGCGACCCTGGCAACTGATCTTCCTGGCCCTCGGCGCCGCTGGCGCGCTCTTCACCCTGCTGATGCTGGCGGTACGCGAGCCGCAACGACGCGGCGTCGGCGCTGGCATGGTGGTGCCCCTCGCGGAGGTCGGCCGTTACCTGCGCAGCAACCGACGCACCGTGATCTGCCACAACTTCGGCTTCGCTGGCCTGGCCTTCGCCGGCTACGGCAGTGCGGCCTGGATTCCCACCTTCTACATCCGCACCCATGGCTGGGAAGCCGGTGAGGTAGGCGTGATCTACGGCAGCCTGGTGGCAGTCTTCGGTTGCCTCGGCATCGTCTTCGGCGGGCGCCTGGCGGACTGGATGGCCAGGCACGGCCGGCCGGATGCCAACATGCGCGTCGGCCTGTTCGCCGCCCTGGGCGCATTGCCGCTGGTGGTGGCGTTCCCGCTGATGGACGATTCGTTCTGGGTCACGGTGCTGATGGCGCCCACGGTCTTCTGCCTGAGCATGCCCTTCGGAGTGGCGCCGGCTGCGATCCAGGAAATCATGCCCAACTCTATGCGCGGCCAGGCTTCGGCCATCTACCTGTTCGTGATCACCCTGATCGGCCTGGGCTTGGGCCCCACCGCAGTCGCTTTGGTAACCGACTATGTATTCGCTGACGACCAGGCGTTGCGCTATTCGCTGGTGATCGTCACCACCATTGCGGTGGCGAGCTCGGTGCTCCTGCTGGGACTGGGCCTCAAGCCCTATCGCGAGAGCCTGCAGCAGCTGCAGAACTGGGGCGCGGAAGCGCAGGACGACAGCATGCTGCGTGAAGCACAACCTGCTTCGTAG
- the prmC gene encoding peptide chain release factor N(5)-glutamine methyltransferase — protein MTIIASLLGEARLPDSPTPRLDAELLLAAALGKPRSFLHTWPERVVSSEVAERYASYLERRRSGEPVAYILGHQGFWSLDLEVAPDTLIPRPDTELLVETALALLPANPAEVLDLGTGTGAIALALACERLGWKITGVDRISAAVELAERNRARLKLNNARFLESHWFSALGEQRFAMIVSNPPYIRAQDPHLVEGDVRFEPASALVAGADGLDDIRQIIQNAPRHLLPGGWLLLEHGYDQAPDVRDLLSRQGFQQVDSRRDLGGHERISLGQWPC, from the coding sequence GTGACCATCATCGCCAGCCTCCTCGGCGAAGCCCGCCTGCCGGACTCGCCCACCCCGCGCCTGGATGCCGAATTGCTGCTGGCCGCCGCCCTCGGCAAGCCGCGCAGCTTCCTGCATACCTGGCCGGAGCGCGTGGTTTCCAGCGAAGTGGCCGAGCGCTACGCCAGCTACCTGGAACGTCGCCGCAGCGGCGAGCCGGTGGCTTACATCCTCGGCCACCAGGGATTCTGGAGCCTGGATCTGGAGGTGGCGCCAGACACCCTGATCCCGCGTCCGGACACCGAACTGCTGGTGGAAACCGCGCTGGCGCTGCTGCCCGCGAATCCGGCCGAGGTGCTCGATCTGGGTACCGGCACCGGTGCCATCGCCCTGGCCCTGGCCTGTGAGCGCCTGGGCTGGAAGATCACCGGTGTCGATCGAATTTCCGCCGCCGTGGAACTGGCCGAGCGCAACCGCGCGCGACTGAAACTGAACAATGCCCGGTTCTTGGAAAGCCACTGGTTCTCCGCGCTGGGCGAGCAACGCTTCGCGATGATCGTCAGCAACCCGCCGTACATTCGCGCCCAGGACCCGCACCTGGTCGAGGGCGATGTGCGCTTCGAGCCCGCCAGCGCGCTGGTGGCCGGCGCCGATGGCCTGGACGACATCCGCCAGATCATCCAGAACGCGCCCCGGCACCTGTTGCCCGGCGGCTGGCTGTTGCTGGAGCATGGCTACGACCAGGCCCCGGACGTACGCGATCTGCTGTCTCGCCAGGGTTTCCAGCAGGTGGATAGCCGCCGCGACCTGGGCGGTCATGAACGCATCTCCCTTGGGCAATGGCCATGCTGA
- the hemH gene encoding ferrochelatase: MTDHALLLVNLGSPASTKVEDVRSYLDQFLMDPYVVDLPWPLRRLLVSLILIKRPAQSAHAYSSIWWPEGSPLIVLSRELQEAIAPHWPHGPVELAMRYGQPSIENALSKLAAQGVKRVTLAPLYPQFADSTTTTAIEEARRVIRERGLKLDVAVLPPFFAEADYLDALVASAKPYLDQGFDHLLLSFHGLPERHIRKLVKNIDPQHDLRAPDSRGVSDEVLAVCYRSQCQRTAEAFAERAGLQTGQWSVSFQSRLGKDKWIEPYTEARLDELAKQGVKKLLVMCPAFVADCIETLEEIGQRGSEQFQEAGGQELVLVPCMNSHPQWVSALARLCETAVRPL, encoded by the coding sequence ATGACTGATCACGCGCTGCTGCTGGTCAACCTGGGTTCCCCCGCTTCCACCAAGGTGGAGGATGTGCGGAGCTACCTCGACCAGTTCCTCATGGACCCTTATGTGGTCGACCTGCCCTGGCCGCTGCGGCGCCTGCTGGTTTCGCTGATCCTGATCAAGCGCCCGGCGCAGTCGGCCCACGCCTATTCGTCCATCTGGTGGCCGGAGGGCTCGCCGCTGATCGTGCTCAGCCGTGAGTTGCAGGAAGCCATCGCTCCCCATTGGCCCCATGGACCGGTGGAGCTGGCGATGCGCTACGGCCAACCCTCCATCGAAAATGCGCTGAGCAAGCTGGCCGCGCAGGGCGTCAAGCGCGTGACCTTGGCGCCGCTTTATCCACAGTTCGCCGACAGCACCACCACCACGGCTATCGAAGAAGCTCGCCGGGTGATCCGCGAACGAGGCCTGAAGCTGGACGTAGCGGTGCTGCCCCCCTTCTTCGCCGAAGCGGATTACCTGGATGCCCTGGTGGCCAGCGCCAAGCCGTACCTGGACCAGGGCTTCGACCACCTGCTGCTGAGCTTCCACGGTCTGCCCGAACGGCACATCCGCAAGCTGGTGAAGAACATCGATCCGCAGCACGACCTGCGCGCTCCGGATAGCCGTGGCGTCAGCGATGAGGTCCTTGCGGTCTGCTATCGCAGCCAGTGCCAGCGCACCGCGGAAGCCTTCGCCGAACGCGCGGGCCTGCAGACTGGCCAATGGTCGGTGTCCTTCCAGTCGCGCCTGGGCAAGGACAAGTGGATCGAGCCCTATACCGAAGCCCGTCTGGATGAGCTGGCGAAGCAGGGCGTGAAGAAGCTGTTGGTGATGTGTCCGGCCTTCGTTGCCGACTGCATCGAGACCCTGGAGGAAATTGGCCAGCGCGGCAGCGAGCAGTTCCAGGAGGCCGGCGGCCAGGAGCTGGTGCTGGTGCCATGCATGAACAGCCATCCGCAGTGGGTGTCGGCCCTGGCGAGGCTGTGCGAGACGGCGGTCCGCCCGCTCTGA
- the phrB gene encoding deoxyribodipyrimidine photo-lyase, with protein MRQLMWFRTDLRVQDNTALHAALTTGPTIALYLISPGQWRAHDDAPAKVDFWLRNLAELAWALGRLNVPLLIRQADTWADAPGVVRDLCHELDIGSVQVNEEYGVNETRRDRAVAERLAAHGIVLRSHIDQLFFRPGSVLSQSGSYFQVYSQFRKICYQRLHTALPSCLPPPRAQEALGIPSDTLPAAVDGFPVPSESLRRLWPAGEEAALERLEAFALEELWCYEKRRDFPAQPGTSQLSPYLAAGVLSPRQCLHAALRNNQGEFDSGSPGVVCWINELLWREFYKHILVGFPRVSQHRPFRRETEALAWRNAPEELEAWQQGRTGIPIVDAAMRQLLATGWMHNRLRMVVAMFLTKNLLIDWREGERWFMRHLIDGDLAANNGGWQWSASTGTDAAPYFRIFNPVSQSRKFDPDGHFLRHWLPELAHLGDRDIHNPAGLGGLFGVEGYPTPLVDLSASRERALAAFRDLAGREV; from the coding sequence ATGCGCCAACTCATGTGGTTCCGTACCGACCTGCGCGTTCAGGACAACACCGCCCTGCACGCGGCCCTCACCACCGGCCCGACCATCGCCCTCTACCTCATCAGCCCCGGCCAGTGGCGAGCCCATGACGACGCGCCGGCCAAGGTGGACTTCTGGCTGCGCAACCTGGCGGAGTTGGCCTGGGCGCTCGGTCGGTTGAACGTACCATTGCTGATCCGCCAGGCCGATACCTGGGCCGATGCCCCGGGAGTGGTGCGCGACCTCTGCCACGAACTCGATATCGGCTCGGTGCAGGTCAACGAGGAATATGGTGTCAACGAGACTCGACGCGATCGCGCGGTGGCCGAACGCCTGGCAGCGCACGGCATCGTCCTGCGCAGCCACATCGACCAGTTGTTCTTTCGCCCCGGCAGCGTGCTGAGCCAGTCCGGCAGCTATTTCCAGGTCTACAGCCAGTTCCGCAAGATCTGCTATCAGCGCCTGCACACCGCCCTGCCAAGCTGCCTGCCGCCTCCCAGGGCGCAGGAGGCGTTGGGAATCCCCAGTGACACACTGCCGGCCGCGGTGGATGGTTTCCCCGTACCATCGGAAAGCCTGCGCCGGCTCTGGCCAGCTGGCGAAGAGGCGGCCCTGGAACGGCTGGAGGCCTTCGCCCTCGAAGAACTCTGGTGCTACGAGAAACGCCGCGACTTCCCGGCCCAACCCGGCACCAGCCAACTTTCGCCCTACCTCGCCGCCGGCGTGCTCTCGCCCCGCCAGTGCCTGCACGCGGCGCTTCGCAACAACCAGGGAGAGTTCGACAGCGGCAGCCCGGGCGTTGTCTGCTGGATCAACGAATTGCTCTGGCGTGAGTTCTACAAGCACATCCTGGTTGGTTTCCCTCGCGTATCGCAGCACCGCCCCTTCCGCCGGGAAACCGAAGCCCTGGCCTGGCGCAATGCGCCGGAGGAGCTGGAAGCCTGGCAGCAGGGGCGCACCGGCATCCCCATAGTCGATGCCGCCATGCGCCAGCTGCTGGCCACCGGTTGGATGCACAACCGCCTGCGCATGGTAGTGGCCATGTTCCTCACCAAAAACCTGCTGATCGACTGGCGCGAAGGCGAGCGCTGGTTCATGCGCCACCTCATCGACGGCGACCTCGCGGCGAACAATGGCGGCTGGCAGTGGAGCGCATCCACCGGCACCGATGCGGCCCCCTACTTCCGCATCTTCAATCCGGTCAGCCAGTCACGGAAGTTCGACCCGGACGGCCACTTCCTTCGCCACTGGCTGCCGGAACTGGCGCACCTGGGCGATCGGGATATCCACAACCCGGCCGGGCTCGGCGGCCTGTTCGGCGTGGAGGGTTATCCGACGCCGCTGGTGGACCTCTCCGCCAGCCGCGAGCGGGCACTGGCAGCCTTCAGGGATCTGGCTGGGCGGGAGGTGTGA
- the murI gene encoding glutamate racemase, translating to MPEAATIGVFDSGVGGLSVLREIRSLLPGESLLYVADSGHVPYGEKSADFIRERSHRIAEFLLEQGAKALVLACNTATVAAVADLRERYPQLPIVGMEPAVKPAAAATRSGVVGVLATTGTLKSAKFAALLDRFAGDVRVITQPCPGLVERIEAGDLMGADTRALLSGYVQPLLAEGCDTLILGCTHYPFLRPLLQQMVPDSISLIDTGAAVARQVQRLLEAGELLAEGPAEPCRFWSSGDPAAMQEILPILWDESAGVDKFPN from the coding sequence ATGCCTGAAGCCGCCACAATCGGGGTCTTCGACTCGGGCGTCGGCGGTCTTTCCGTCCTGCGGGAAATCCGCTCCCTGCTGCCCGGCGAGTCGCTGCTCTACGTCGCCGACAGCGGCCATGTCCCCTATGGCGAGAAGAGCGCCGACTTCATCCGAGAACGCAGCCATCGCATTGCAGAGTTCCTGCTCGAGCAGGGCGCCAAGGCGCTGGTGCTGGCCTGCAACACCGCTACCGTCGCCGCAGTGGCTGACCTGCGCGAGCGTTATCCACAGCTGCCCATCGTCGGCATGGAGCCGGCGGTCAAGCCTGCCGCTGCCGCAACCCGCAGTGGCGTAGTGGGTGTGCTGGCAACCACCGGAACGCTGAAGAGCGCCAAGTTCGCAGCGTTGCTGGATCGATTCGCCGGGGATGTACGGGTGATCACCCAACCCTGTCCGGGCCTGGTGGAGCGCATCGAGGCGGGCGACCTGATGGGGGCGGACACGCGCGCGTTGCTGTCAGGCTATGTCCAGCCTTTGCTGGCCGAGGGCTGCGATACCCTGATCCTCGGCTGCACCCATTACCCCTTCCTGCGTCCGCTGCTGCAGCAGATGGTGCCGGACTCGATCAGCCTGATCGATACGGGCGCTGCGGTGGCTCGTCAGGTGCAGCGTCTGCTGGAGGCTGGCGAGTTGCTGGCGGAGGGTCCAGCAGAGCCTTGCCGTTTTTGGTCCAGCGGAGATCCGGCGGCGATGCAGGAAATTCTGCCAATACTGTGGGATGAGTCTGCCGGGGTGGACAAGTTTCCAAACTGA